The Sphingobium sp. JS3065 genome includes a region encoding these proteins:
- a CDS encoding acetyl/propionyl/methylcrotonyl-CoA carboxylase subunit alpha, translated as MIQSLLIANRGEIACRIIRTARRLGIRTVAVYSDADAKALHVRQADEAVHIGPSPARESYLIGDRIIAAAKATGAQAIHPGYGFLSENAAFAQAVIDAGLIWVGPNPASITAMGLKDAAKKLMSEAGVPVTPGYLGEDQSADRLQSEADAIGYPVLIKAVAGGGGKGMRRVDAAADFADALLSCQREAASSFGNDQVLIEKYILSPRHIEVQVFGDSHGQVVHLFERDCSLQRRHQKVIEEAPAPGMDEATRQAICGAAVRAAQAVDYVGAGTIEFIADASEGLRADRIWFMEMNTRLQVEHPVTEEITGVDLVEWQLRVASGEPLPKKQEELSINGHAIEARLYAEDPAKGFLPSPGRIDRLLFASRARVETGVEQGDTVSSFYDPMIAKVISHGKDREEARGDLLRWLDGSFVGPLHTNKPFLHACLAMPDFAEGSLDTGLIERQGEALTAIDGPSDRVIAAAGQRFRRDWLDQGDWNERPFRDGLFGFRLNGPPKTQVDLFVDGRHVLADAKSGDLRTGLSSDMEQDGAIIVTEAGQSWLFSQTPPVKAGGAAASDGAILSPMPGRIIAVAVAKGDRVAKGQKLVTLEAMKMEHSLVAPFDGVVAELDASEGGQVSEGTLLVLVEREEG; from the coding sequence GTGATCCAGTCCCTGCTCATAGCCAATCGCGGCGAAATCGCCTGCCGCATCATCCGCACCGCCCGCCGTCTCGGCATCCGCACGGTGGCAGTCTATTCCGACGCCGATGCTAAAGCGCTCCACGTCCGGCAAGCTGACGAAGCCGTGCATATCGGCCCATCCCCGGCGCGCGAATCCTACCTCATCGGCGACCGCATCATCGCCGCCGCCAAGGCCACAGGCGCGCAGGCCATCCATCCCGGCTACGGCTTCCTGTCGGAAAATGCCGCCTTCGCGCAGGCGGTGATCGACGCAGGCTTGATCTGGGTCGGCCCCAATCCCGCCAGCATCACCGCCATGGGCCTGAAGGACGCGGCCAAGAAGCTGATGTCCGAAGCGGGCGTCCCCGTCACCCCCGGCTATCTGGGCGAGGACCAGAGCGCCGACCGCCTGCAATCCGAAGCCGACGCCATCGGCTATCCCGTCCTGATCAAGGCGGTCGCGGGCGGCGGCGGCAAGGGGATGCGGCGCGTGGATGCCGCCGCGGATTTCGCCGACGCGCTGCTCTCCTGCCAGCGGGAGGCGGCCTCCAGCTTCGGCAACGATCAGGTGCTGATCGAAAAATATATCCTCTCGCCCCGCCATATCGAAGTGCAGGTGTTCGGCGACAGCCACGGCCAGGTCGTCCACCTGTTCGAACGCGACTGCTCGCTCCAGCGCCGCCACCAGAAGGTGATCGAGGAAGCCCCCGCGCCCGGCATGGACGAAGCCACCCGCCAAGCCATTTGCGGCGCGGCTGTCCGGGCGGCGCAGGCCGTGGACTATGTCGGCGCGGGCACGATCGAATTCATCGCCGACGCCAGCGAAGGCCTGCGCGCCGACCGCATCTGGTTCATGGAGATGAACACCCGTCTCCAGGTCGAGCATCCGGTGACGGAGGAGATCACGGGCGTCGATCTGGTCGAATGGCAACTGCGCGTGGCGAGCGGCGAACCGCTGCCCAAAAAGCAGGAGGAATTGTCGATCAATGGCCATGCGATAGAGGCGCGCCTCTATGCCGAAGACCCGGCCAAGGGCTTCCTGCCCAGTCCGGGCCGCATCGACCGGCTGCTGTTCGCCAGCCGCGCCCGCGTGGAAACGGGGGTGGAGCAGGGCGATACCGTCAGTTCCTTCTACGACCCGATGATCGCCAAGGTCATCTCCCACGGCAAGGATCGGGAGGAAGCGCGGGGCGACCTGCTCCGCTGGCTGGACGGCAGCTTCGTCGGCCCGCTGCACACCAACAAGCCTTTCCTGCACGCCTGCCTCGCCATGCCCGACTTCGCAGAGGGCAGCCTCGATACCGGCCTGATCGAGCGGCAGGGGGAGGCGCTGACGGCCATCGACGGCCCGTCCGACCGCGTGATCGCCGCCGCCGGACAGCGTTTCCGCAGGGACTGGTTGGATCAAGGCGACTGGAATGAAAGGCCGTTCCGGGATGGCCTGTTCGGCTTCCGCCTCAATGGACCGCCCAAGACACAGGTCGACCTGTTCGTGGATGGCCGCCATGTCCTGGCGGACGCGAAATCCGGCGACCTGCGCACGGGCCTTAGCTCCGACATGGAGCAGGACGGCGCGATCATCGTCACGGAGGCCGGGCAAAGCTGGCTCTTCAGCCAGACCCCACCCGTCAAGGCGGGCGGCGCGGCGGCATCGGACGGCGCGATCCTCTCCCCCATGCCGGGCCGCATCATCGCGGTCGCCGTGGCGAAGGGCGACAGGGTCGCCAAGGGCCAGAAGCTGGTCACGCTGGAGGCGATGAAGATGGAACACAGCCTGGTCGCGCCCTTCGACGGCGTGGTGGCGGAACTGGACGCCAGCGAAGGCGGACAGGTGAGCGAGGGCACGCTGCTGGTGCTGGTGGAACGGGAGGAAGGCTGA
- a CDS encoding GumC family protein: MAGPGLLIDAAVEGRPARFTAAANGAWTAVRRHRIILFVTMALCVLAGVVFILLSTPDYRATASVEVEDVPAGAAGSAAAQRQATPSDNEALMQTELEVLRSRALAEDVARELALVGSRTFFDGMDVRRPDRGAGSLSQRQVETEMVVNLLRDNLHVELPGKSRVIRISFTSANAVLSARVANSYADSLIRADLKRGFESGVQARRFLLGELDGARHDLERAERDLAVYAANAGAMAPPGTKDGEGGDMPPEGSTATRLAQLNGFRAQATADRIAAQKRWESARLSSVETLPEVLNNGAMQQLMTERAQARAQVVQERQFRKDAHPEMREARARLAALDDQAEGMANTIRASLKEQFDVAVHGEKQIQSEIAKVERQALAERGRGVQMSILERQVDTYRLLHDSLLQRYRDMASQAGFQAGRIQPLDRAAVPSRPSSPNIGVTMLLASLGGLILGLLAVAGRHIFDDAVTSADTLAERVNLPLLGAVPAGEKPAAEIFAPMASSLLLGSAAGLPRSILVTSAQEGEGKSSTLHALAKALAKLDKRVLVIDADMRRPKQHSLFGIAPTRGISELMTGQAKMDDVIVDSGVAGVSLLPCGAIPPSPAELLVTPAMDSVLATVRERYDTVLIDAPPVLGLPDACLLAAKAQVTLLVVEWGRNHHGGLRVSVDRLRRAGGAVIGAILTKQQGRAFEYDYHRGG, encoded by the coding sequence ATGGCGGGGCCGGGTCTGCTGATCGACGCCGCCGTGGAGGGCCGCCCCGCGCGCTTCACCGCCGCCGCCAATGGCGCGTGGACGGCGGTGCGGCGGCATCGCATCATCCTGTTCGTCACCATGGCGCTTTGCGTGCTGGCGGGCGTGGTCTTCATCCTGCTTTCCACGCCCGACTATCGGGCAACCGCCTCCGTCGAGGTGGAGGATGTTCCCGCCGGAGCCGCCGGTTCCGCCGCCGCGCAACGGCAGGCGACGCCGTCCGACAATGAAGCGCTGATGCAGACCGAACTGGAAGTGCTGCGCAGCCGCGCTTTGGCGGAGGATGTGGCCCGCGAACTGGCGCTGGTCGGCAGCCGCACCTTTTTCGACGGCATGGACGTCCGCCGCCCGGACCGGGGGGCAGGCTCGCTCAGCCAGCGGCAGGTCGAAACCGAAATGGTCGTGAACCTGCTGCGCGACAATCTGCACGTCGAACTGCCGGGCAAGTCCCGCGTCATCCGCATCAGCTTCACTAGCGCCAATGCCGTGCTGTCGGCCCGCGTCGCCAACAGCTATGCCGACAGCCTGATCCGCGCCGACCTGAAACGCGGCTTCGAATCGGGGGTTCAGGCCCGCCGCTTCCTGCTGGGCGAACTGGATGGGGCGCGCCACGATCTGGAACGGGCGGAACGCGACCTGGCGGTCTATGCCGCCAATGCAGGGGCCATGGCGCCCCCGGGAACGAAGGATGGCGAAGGCGGCGATATGCCGCCCGAAGGCTCCACGGCGACCCGATTGGCGCAGCTCAATGGTTTTCGCGCACAGGCGACGGCGGACCGGATCGCCGCGCAGAAGCGCTGGGAAAGCGCCCGCCTGTCGAGCGTCGAAACCCTGCCCGAAGTGCTGAACAACGGCGCGATGCAGCAGCTCATGACGGAGCGGGCGCAGGCGAGGGCGCAGGTCGTGCAGGAACGTCAGTTCCGCAAGGACGCCCACCCCGAAATGCGCGAAGCCCGCGCCCGGCTGGCGGCGCTGGACGATCAGGCGGAGGGGATGGCGAACACTATCCGCGCCTCGCTCAAGGAACAGTTCGACGTCGCCGTCCATGGCGAAAAACAGATCCAGTCCGAAATCGCCAAGGTCGAGCGGCAGGCCCTGGCCGAACGCGGGCGCGGCGTGCAGATGAGCATATTGGAACGGCAGGTCGACACGTATCGCCTGCTGCACGACAGCCTGCTCCAGCGCTATCGCGACATGGCATCGCAGGCGGGCTTCCAGGCGGGTCGCATCCAGCCGCTCGACCGGGCGGCGGTGCCGTCGCGGCCTTCCTCTCCCAATATCGGCGTCACCATGTTGCTGGCGTCGCTCGGCGGGTTGATCCTTGGGCTGCTGGCGGTGGCGGGGCGGCATATTTTCGACGATGCGGTGACGTCCGCCGACACGCTGGCGGAACGGGTGAACCTGCCCCTGCTCGGCGCGGTCCCGGCGGGCGAGAAACCGGCGGCGGAGATTTTCGCGCCCATGGCCTCCTCGCTGTTGCTGGGGTCGGCGGCGGGCCTGCCGCGCTCCATCCTCGTCACCAGCGCGCAGGAGGGGGAGGGGAAGTCATCGACGCTTCATGCCCTGGCGAAGGCGTTGGCGAAGCTGGACAAGCGGGTGCTGGTGATCGACGCCGACATGCGGCGGCCCAAGCAGCACAGCCTGTTCGGCATTGCGCCCACCCGCGGCATCAGCGAATTGATGACGGGACAGGCGAAGATGGACGATGTCATCGTCGACAGCGGCGTGGCGGGCGTGTCCCTGCTCCCCTGCGGCGCGATCCCGCCCAGTCCCGCCGAACTGCTGGTCACGCCCGCGATGGACTCCGTGCTGGCGACCGTGCGCGAACGCTACGACACGGTGCTGATCGACGCCCCGCCGGTACTGGGCCTGCCGGATGCCTGCCTGCTCGCCGCGAAGGCGCAGGTGACGTTGCTGGTGGTCGAATGGGGGCGCAACCATCATGGCGGCCTGCGCGTGTCGGTGGACCGCCTGCGCCGGGCGGGCGGCGCGGTCATCGGCGCGATCCTGACCAAACAGCAAGGCCGCGCTTTCGAATATGATTATCACCGGGGCGGCTGA
- a CDS encoding isovaleryl-CoA dehydrogenase — protein MSNFDFALSENAEMIRDTTARFAADRIAPLAAEIDAKDWFPRELWPEMGALGLHGVTVDEADGGLGLGYLEHVVAQEEVARASASIGLSYGAHSNLCVNQIRRWATPEQKARYLPKLISGEHVGSLAMSEAGAGSDVVSMKLRAEKRGDRYILNGTKFWITNATYADTLVVYAKTGEGARGITAFLIEKGYKGFSIGQKIDKVGMRGSPTAELVFDDCEVPEENIMGTLNGGVGVLMSGLDYERAVLSGIQLGIMQACLDVVLPYVRERKQFGQPIGAFQLMQAKVADMYVALNSARAYVYAVAQACDRGRTTRFDAAGAILLASENAMKVSLEAVQALGGAGYTKDWPVERYMRDAKLLDIGAGTNEIRRMLIGRELIGV, from the coding sequence ATGTCCAACTTCGATTTCGCCCTGAGTGAGAATGCGGAGATGATCCGCGACACGACGGCGCGCTTCGCCGCCGACCGCATCGCCCCGCTGGCGGCGGAGATCGACGCGAAGGACTGGTTCCCCCGTGAACTATGGCCCGAAATGGGTGCGCTCGGCCTGCACGGCGTCACCGTGGATGAGGCGGACGGGGGCCTGGGCCTCGGCTATCTGGAACATGTGGTCGCGCAGGAAGAGGTGGCGCGGGCCTCGGCTTCCATAGGTCTCAGCTATGGCGCGCATTCCAATCTCTGCGTCAACCAGATCCGCCGTTGGGCCACGCCGGAGCAGAAGGCGCGCTACCTGCCCAAACTCATTTCCGGCGAGCATGTAGGATCGCTCGCCATGTCGGAAGCGGGCGCGGGGTCGGACGTCGTCTCGATGAAGCTGCGCGCCGAAAAGCGCGGCGACCGCTATATCCTCAACGGCACGAAATTCTGGATCACCAACGCCACCTATGCCGACACGCTGGTCGTCTATGCCAAGACCGGCGAAGGCGCGCGCGGCATCACCGCCTTCCTGATCGAAAAGGGGTATAAGGGCTTCTCCATCGGCCAGAAGATCGACAAGGTCGGCATGCGCGGTTCCCCCACCGCCGAACTGGTGTTCGACGATTGCGAAGTGCCGGAGGAAAATATCATGGGCACGCTCAACGGCGGCGTCGGCGTGCTGATGTCGGGCCTCGACTATGAGCGGGCGGTGCTTTCCGGCATCCAGCTCGGCATCATGCAGGCCTGTCTCGACGTGGTCCTGCCCTATGTGCGGGAACGCAAACAGTTCGGCCAACCCATCGGCGCCTTTCAGTTGATGCAGGCCAAGGTGGCGGACATGTATGTCGCGCTCAATTCGGCGCGGGCCTATGTCTATGCCGTGGCGCAGGCCTGCGACCGGGGCAGGACGACCCGCTTCGACGCGGCGGGCGCGATCCTGCTGGCCAGTGAAAATGCGATGAAGGTCTCGCTTGAGGCGGTGCAGGCGCTGGGCGGCGCGGGTTATACGAAGGATTGGCCGGTCGAACGTTATATGCGCGACGCCAAGCTGCTCGACATCGGCGCTGGCACGAATGAAATCCGCCGCATGTTGATCGGCCGCGAACTGATCGGCGTGTGA
- a CDS encoding LysR family transcriptional regulator: MIERYLLRYFLAVVDHGNFSRAAAHCLVSQPTLSVGIAKLEQAVGAPLFLRSNQRVELTEAGARLLTHARRIEREFNLAELAGEKAEQAPVLRIGVLLSIAGEKVARAVAECSPIREGRIEFIPGSERELLGRLDAERIDVALTLIRPGVDRFAAQTIIEEGYGIAMSDSHRLAGKAMVTAEELAAETMIVRRHCEALSATSRYFVDRGVRPHFAFRSTNDERVMQMVAAGLGITVMPDSYRWPGMARVALKDFGERRRVGFLYGARAAGLRGMPVLEALAGALAEA, translated from the coding sequence ATGATCGAACGCTATCTGCTCCGCTATTTCCTGGCCGTGGTGGACCATGGCAATTTTTCCCGCGCCGCCGCCCATTGCCTGGTGTCGCAACCGACGCTTTCGGTGGGCATCGCCAAGCTGGAACAAGCCGTCGGCGCGCCGCTGTTCCTGCGCAGCAACCAGCGGGTGGAACTGACCGAGGCGGGAGCGCGGCTGCTGACCCATGCCCGGCGGATCGAGCGGGAGTTCAACCTGGCCGAACTGGCGGGGGAAAAGGCGGAGCAGGCGCCCGTGCTGCGCATCGGCGTGCTGCTGAGCATAGCGGGGGAGAAAGTGGCCCGCGCCGTCGCGGAGTGCTCGCCCATCCGGGAGGGGCGGATCGAGTTCATTCCCGGCAGCGAGCGGGAATTGCTGGGGCGGCTGGATGCGGAGCGGATCGACGTGGCGCTGACGTTGATTCGGCCGGGCGTGGATCGCTTCGCGGCGCAGACAATTATAGAAGAGGGCTATGGCATCGCCATGTCGGACAGCCACCGGCTGGCGGGCAAGGCGATGGTCACGGCGGAGGAACTGGCGGCCGAAACCATGATCGTCCGCCGCCATTGCGAGGCGCTTTCGGCCACCAGCCGCTATTTCGTCGATCGCGGGGTGCGGCCCCATTTCGCCTTCCGGTCGACCAATGACGAGCGGGTGATGCAGATGGTCGCGGCGGGGCTGGGCATCACGGTCATGCCCGACAGCTATCGCTGGCCCGGCATGGCGCGGGTGGCGCTCAAGGATTTCGGCGAGCGGCGGCGCGTGGGATTTCTTTATGGCGCGCGGGCGGCGGGGTTGCGCGGGATGCCGGTGCTGGAGGCTTTGGCGGGGGCTTTGGCGGAGGCATGA
- a CDS encoding polysaccharide biosynthesis/export family protein: MNRPTDSRNQMLAMIVATALLGACSTVGDAPKGEAAYAAIPAAPAVGMDYRISPDDILRIQVYHEPGLSLEDAQVTAAGMVRMPLVGDVSVAGLSASEASDVIAGRLGDRYLVSPQVTIFVKKATGRRITVDGEVREPGLFPLDGRLGLQQAVALAKGPTRLASLGQIVVVRQSDGERKAAMFDLGAIRKGQAPDPEILPGDTIIVGLSRAKAILGGALLALPTLGAGFVALDGGL, encoded by the coding sequence ATGAACCGGCCGACCGACAGCAGGAACCAGATGTTGGCCATGATCGTGGCCACTGCGCTGCTCGGCGCCTGCTCGACCGTGGGGGACGCGCCGAAGGGGGAGGCCGCCTATGCCGCCATCCCGGCCGCGCCCGCCGTCGGCATGGATTACCGTATCTCCCCCGACGATATTCTCCGCATTCAGGTTTATCATGAGCCGGGCCTGTCGTTGGAGGATGCGCAGGTGACGGCGGCTGGCATGGTGCGCATGCCGTTGGTCGGGGACGTCTCCGTCGCGGGCCTTTCCGCCAGCGAAGCGTCGGACGTCATCGCCGGGCGGCTGGGCGACCGCTATCTCGTTTCCCCGCAGGTGACGATATTCGTGAAGAAGGCAACGGGCCGCCGCATCACCGTGGATGGCGAAGTCCGCGAACCCGGCCTGTTTCCGCTGGATGGCCGCCTCGGCCTGCAACAGGCCGTCGCCCTGGCCAAGGGGCCTACCCGTCTGGCCAGCCTGGGCCAGATCGTCGTGGTCCGGCAATCGGACGGCGAGCGCAAGGCGGCGATGTTCGACCTTGGCGCGATTCGGAAGGGACAGGCGCCCGATCCCGAAATCCTGCCGGGCGATACGATCATCGTCGGCCTGTCGCGGGCGAAGGCGATATTGGGCGGCGCGCTGCTCGCCCTGCCGACGTTGGGCGCGGGCTTCGTCGCGCTGGACGGAGGACTCTGA
- a CDS encoding HpcH/HpaI aldolase/citrate lyase family protein, with protein sequence MKLRSLLFVPADRPERFAKAAASGADAIILDLEDSVAPERKAFGRDAIAEWLATPRYCTAFVRVNPLDGDHTRADLSAVLPAAPDGIMLPKAEGAASIHTLLALADGANVPPILPIATETPAAIFELGSYRQVGDRLAGLTWGAEDLPASIGASTSREEDGGYTAPYEMARSLTLFAAHAAGVPAIDTVFPRIEAMDELRAYIGRARRDGFTGMMAIHPVQVAAINEGFTPTDAEIARARAVVAAFRANPGAGVLKLDGKMIDRPHLVQAQRILAAAE encoded by the coding sequence ATGAAGCTGCGCTCGCTATTGTTCGTTCCCGCCGACCGCCCCGAACGCTTCGCCAAGGCGGCCGCCAGCGGCGCCGACGCGATCATCCTGGACCTGGAGGATTCGGTCGCTCCGGAACGCAAGGCCTTCGGGCGGGATGCGATTGCGGAATGGCTGGCCACGCCTCGCTATTGCACGGCCTTCGTCCGGGTCAATCCGCTGGACGGCGATCACACCCGCGCCGACCTTTCCGCCGTCCTTCCCGCCGCGCCCGATGGGATCATGCTGCCAAAGGCGGAGGGGGCGGCAAGCATCCACACGCTGCTCGCGCTTGCCGACGGCGCGAACGTGCCGCCGATCCTGCCCATCGCGACGGAGACGCCCGCCGCCATCTTCGAACTGGGCAGCTATCGCCAGGTCGGCGACAGGCTGGCGGGCCTGACCTGGGGGGCGGAGGATCTGCCCGCATCGATCGGCGCGTCCACCTCCCGCGAGGAGGATGGCGGCTACACCGCGCCCTACGAAATGGCGCGCAGCCTGACGCTGTTCGCCGCCCATGCCGCGGGAGTCCCGGCCATCGACACGGTCTTCCCCCGGATAGAGGCGATGGACGAACTCAGGGCCTATATCGGCCGGGCGCGGCGCGACGGCTTTACCGGCATGATGGCGATCCACCCGGTTCAGGTCGCCGCCATCAACGAAGGCTTCACCCCGACCGACGCGGAAATCGCGCGGGCCAGGGCCGTGGTCGCCGCATTCCGGGCCAATCCGGGCGCGGGCGTGCTCAAACTGGACGGCAAGATGATCGACCGGCCCCACCTCGTTCAGGCACAGCGCATATTGGCCGCGGCGGAATGA
- a CDS encoding MaoC family dehydratase: MAGRYYDEWTVGDRIEHEIRRTVTETDNLLFSTMTHNPQPLHLDAEAAKASEFGQILVNGTFTFALMVGLSVGDTTLGTLVANLGYDKLIMPKPVFIGDTMRADSEVADLKESRSRPEAGIVTFTHRLINQRDEIVCQCLRMALLKKRPS, from the coding sequence ATGGCGGGCCGCTATTATGACGAATGGACTGTCGGCGACCGGATCGAGCATGAAATCCGCCGCACGGTGACGGAAACGGACAATCTGCTCTTCTCGACCATGACCCATAATCCCCAGCCGCTGCACCTGGACGCCGAAGCCGCGAAAGCGTCCGAATTCGGCCAGATCCTGGTCAACGGCACCTTCACCTTCGCGCTGATGGTGGGGCTGTCGGTGGGGGATACGACTTTGGGCACGCTGGTCGCCAATCTCGGCTATGACAAGCTGATCATGCCCAAGCCCGTCTTCATCGGCGACACGATGCGCGCGGACAGCGAAGTGGCCGACCTCAAGGAAAGCCGATCCCGCCCCGAAGCGGGGATCGTGACGTTCACCCACCGCCTGATCAACCAGCGGGACGAGATCGTCTGCCAATGCCTGCGCATGGCGCTGCTCAAGAAGAGGCCGTCATGA
- a CDS encoding carboxyl transferase domain-containing protein: MSAPVLDTKLSAEGEAFRANAAHNRALRDELHAKVAHAALGGSEAARAKHVARGKLLPRDRVERLLDPGSPFLEVGQLNANDMYHGEVPGAGMIAGIGRVSGRQVMIVCNDATVKGGTYYPLTVKKHLRAQEIAMENRLPCVYLVDSGGANLPNQAEVFPDREHFGRIFYNQAQMSARGIPQIACVMGSCTAGGAYVPAMSDETVIVRNQGTIFLAGPPLVQAATGEVISAEDLGGAEVHGRRSGVVDHVAENDEHALTIVRDIVSTLQPAPGIDLNLREPKAPKYDPEELYGVIPQDVRAPYDVREVIARIVDGSEFHEFKSLYGTTLVCGFAHIWGMPVAILANNGVLFSESAQKGAHFIELACQRRIPLLFLQNISGFMVGGKYEAEGIAKHGAKLVTAVATASVPKITVLIGGSFGAGNYGMCGRAYSPRFLFTWPNSRISVMGGEQAASVLATVHRDAAKWTPEEAEAFKAPIRRKYEDEGNPYHATARLWDDGVIDPAQTRDVLGLAFAATLNAPVEEAPRFGVFRM; the protein is encoded by the coding sequence ATGAGTGCTCCTGTTCTCGACACGAAGCTGTCGGCGGAGGGCGAGGCTTTCCGGGCCAACGCCGCGCATAACCGCGCCTTGCGGGACGAGTTGCACGCGAAGGTCGCGCACGCCGCGCTCGGCGGCAGCGAAGCGGCGCGGGCCAAGCATGTCGCCCGCGGCAAGCTGCTCCCCCGCGATCGGGTGGAGCGGCTGCTCGATCCGGGCAGCCCGTTTCTGGAAGTGGGCCAACTCAACGCCAACGACATGTATCATGGCGAAGTGCCCGGCGCGGGCATGATCGCGGGCATCGGGCGCGTGTCGGGACGGCAGGTGATGATCGTCTGCAACGACGCCACAGTGAAGGGCGGCACCTATTATCCGCTGACGGTGAAGAAGCATCTGCGCGCCCAGGAAATCGCGATGGAGAACCGTCTCCCCTGCGTCTATCTGGTCGACAGCGGCGGCGCGAACCTGCCCAATCAGGCGGAGGTCTTCCCCGACCGCGAGCATTTCGGCCGCATCTTCTACAATCAGGCGCAAATGTCGGCGCGGGGCATCCCCCAGATCGCCTGCGTCATGGGAAGCTGCACGGCGGGCGGCGCCTATGTCCCCGCCATGTCCGACGAAACGGTGATCGTGCGCAATCAGGGCACGATCTTCCTGGCCGGGCCGCCGCTGGTGCAGGCCGCCACGGGCGAAGTCATATCCGCCGAAGACCTTGGCGGCGCGGAGGTCCACGGCCGCCGATCCGGCGTGGTCGATCATGTCGCGGAAAATGACGAACATGCGCTGACCATCGTGCGCGACATCGTCTCGACGCTCCAGCCCGCGCCGGGAATCGATCTCAACCTGCGCGAACCCAAAGCGCCGAAATATGATCCGGAGGAGCTTTACGGCGTCATCCCCCAGGACGTCCGCGCCCCCTATGACGTGCGGGAAGTGATCGCCCGCATCGTCGACGGCAGCGAATTTCACGAATTCAAATCGCTCTACGGCACGACGCTCGTCTGCGGCTTCGCGCATATCTGGGGCATGCCCGTCGCGATTCTCGCCAATAACGGCGTGCTGTTCAGCGAAAGCGCGCAGAAGGGCGCGCATTTCATCGAACTGGCCTGCCAGCGGCGCATTCCGCTGCTGTTCCTCCAGAATATCTCCGGCTTCATGGTCGGCGGCAAATATGAAGCGGAGGGGATCGCCAAGCATGGCGCGAAGCTGGTGACGGCGGTCGCGACGGCCAGCGTGCCCAAGATCACGGTGCTGATCGGCGGCAGCTTCGGCGCGGGCAATTACGGCATGTGCGGCCGGGCCTACAGCCCGCGCTTCCTGTTCACCTGGCCCAATAGCCGCATCTCCGTGATGGGCGGCGAACAGGCGGCCAGCGTGCTGGCGACCGTCCACCGCGACGCGGCCAAGTGGACCCCGGAGGAAGCCGAAGCCTTCAAGGCGCCCATCCGCCGCAAATATGAGGATGAGGGCAACCCCTATCACGCCACGGCGCGGCTGTGGGACGATGGCGTGATCGACCCCGCCCAGACCCGCGACGTGCTGGGCCTGGCCTTCGCCGCCACGCTCAACGCTCCAGTCGAGGAGGCGCCCCGCTTCGGGGTGTTCCGCATGTGA
- a CDS encoding Lrp/AsnC ligand binding domain-containing protein: MVAVRTAQHTDEWLQAFADGIARIPEVVEFYRMSGEIDYLLKVVARDIGDYDRIYRKLIHVAPLHDVSSSFAMQEIKSTTALPLAD, encoded by the coding sequence ATGGTGGCGGTCCGGACGGCGCAGCACACCGACGAATGGCTCCAGGCCTTTGCTGACGGCATCGCCCGCATCCCGGAGGTGGTCGAATTTTATCGCATGAGCGGCGAGATCGACTATCTGTTGAAGGTGGTCGCGCGCGACATCGGCGATTACGACCGCATCTACCGCAAGCTGATCCACGTCGCGCCGCTGCATGACGTCAGCTCGTCCTTCGCCATGCAGGAGATCAAGTCGACGACCGCGCTGCCGCTCGCCGATTGA
- a CDS encoding IS630 transposase-related protein: protein MPRSYSQDLRDRVIDAVVRGGESRRSASRRFGVSEASAIKWVQRYERVGDRRCAGTGGHRPSKVKPERDWLLAAIATEPDITLSALSAKLLVERGSVRTRACYRASSSAKVSASKKSVLPSEQDRRDVARRRASWKRSSEAVRRGLGQPPR from the coding sequence ATGCCACGATCCTATTCTCAAGATTTGCGAGATCGGGTGATCGACGCTGTGGTGCGGGGCGGCGAAAGCCGACGCTCGGCCTCACGCCGTTTTGGCGTGAGCGAGGCATCAGCGATCAAGTGGGTGCAGCGCTACGAGCGCGTTGGTGACCGGCGCTGTGCGGGAACGGGCGGGCATCGTCCATCGAAGGTGAAGCCCGAACGAGACTGGCTTCTGGCGGCGATCGCGACCGAGCCGGACATCACGCTGTCGGCCCTGTCAGCAAAGCTTTTGGTCGAGCGGGGGTCCGTGCGGACACGAGCATGCTATCGCGCTTCTTCATCGGCGAAGGTATCAGCTTCAAAAAAAAGCGTGCTGCCCAGCGAACAGGATCGGCGTGACGTTGCCCGCCGACGGGCGAGCTGGAAACGATCTAGCGAAGCCGTGCGGCGCGGCTTGGGTCAGCCGCCCCGGTGA
- a CDS encoding DMT family protein: MPTLLLLTISNLFMTAAWYWHLKGGMNKPLFAVILISWGIAFVEYCFAVPANRIGFASGWSAGQLKIAQEAIALIVFGGFMVTVLGEPLHWRHLAAFLCIMAAVGFLFVGRS; this comes from the coding sequence ATGCCGACTCTCCTGCTCCTCACCATTTCCAACCTGTTCATGACCGCCGCCTGGTATTGGCACCTGAAGGGCGGGATGAACAAACCCCTGTTCGCCGTCATCCTGATCAGTTGGGGCATCGCCTTCGTCGAATATTGCTTCGCCGTGCCCGCCAACCGCATCGGTTTCGCCAGCGGCTGGAGCGCAGGCCAGCTCAAGATCGCGCAGGAGGCCATCGCGCTGATCGTCTTCGGCGGATTCATGGTGACGGTGCTGGGCGAGCCGCTGCACTGGCGCCATCTGGCCGCTTTCCTGTGCATCATGGCGGCGGTGGGTTTCCTGTTCGTGGGGCGATCCTGA